One Kineococcus aurantiacus genomic window carries:
- a CDS encoding sugar phosphate isomerase/epimerase family protein, with the protein MTLDTSAISVQLYTVRQALAADPDATLARLAAIGFRKVEPFGLTQSAGDLAPLLTKHGLSAPSAHAGVVGADLDAVLAAAQLTGTSLVIDPHVDRARWRTVEDIAGIAAQLNAAAERAADAGVTIGYHNHEFELEIEVGGRPALEVLADHLSEGVALEIDTYWAVVGGVQVSDLMSRLGSRVKAVHLKDGDGSRDDSKQVAFGTGDVDVDAILAAVGGDESQVELGVIELDDTTGDMWAAVETSYANLVKALS; encoded by the coding sequence ATGACACTCGACACCTCCGCGATCTCCGTGCAGCTCTACACGGTGCGCCAGGCGTTGGCCGCCGATCCCGACGCCACGCTGGCGCGTCTGGCGGCCATCGGGTTCCGCAAGGTCGAGCCGTTCGGCTTGACCCAGAGCGCCGGTGACCTGGCTCCGCTGCTGACCAAGCACGGGTTGAGCGCCCCGAGCGCGCACGCCGGTGTCGTCGGTGCCGACCTCGACGCCGTCCTGGCTGCTGCCCAGCTCACCGGGACGAGCCTGGTCATCGACCCGCACGTCGATCGCGCACGCTGGAGGACCGTCGAGGACATCGCCGGCATCGCCGCCCAGCTCAACGCCGCCGCCGAACGCGCTGCCGATGCCGGAGTCACCATCGGCTACCACAACCACGAGTTCGAGCTGGAGATCGAAGTCGGGGGCCGGCCGGCGCTGGAAGTTCTGGCCGACCACCTGTCCGAGGGGGTCGCCCTGGAGATCGACACCTACTGGGCCGTGGTGGGTGGTGTGCAGGTGTCCGACCTGATGAGCCGGCTGGGCTCGCGGGTCAAGGCCGTGCACCTCAAGGACGGCGACGGCTCGCGCGATGACAGCAAGCAGGTCGCCTTCGGCACCGGTGACGTGGATGTCGACGCCATCCTGGCTGCCGTCGGCGGTGACGAGTCGCAGGTCGAGCTGGGGGTCATCGAGCTCGACGACACGACGGGCGACATGTGGGCCGCGGTCGAGACGAGCTACGCCAACCTCGTCAAGGCTCTGTCGTGA